From a single Bacteroidia bacterium genomic region:
- a CDS encoding ArsI/CadI family heavy metal resistance metalloenzyme, with protein sequence MKRFHVNLKVADLEKSISFYSALFHSAPTVQKPDYAKWMLEDPRINFAITLAPASTGIEHLGIQAESVDELKELYQRVDKAEGELREEGETVCCYAQSTKGWVKDPEGVEWEMFYTYGESETFYKPEAGKICCS encoded by the coding sequence ATGAAAAGATTTCATGTAAACCTCAAAGTAGCCGATCTGGAAAAATCCATTTCCTTTTATTCGGCGCTGTTTCACTCCGCGCCCACAGTACAAAAACCTGATTACGCCAAATGGATGCTCGAAGATCCGCGGATCAATTTTGCCATTACCCTTGCACCAGCCAGTACGGGTATCGAACATCTTGGCATTCAGGCAGAGTCCGTGGACGAACTCAAAGAACTGTACCAGCGGGTAGATAAAGCTGAAGGAGAATTGCGGGAAGAGGGCGAAACCGTCTGTTGTTATGCTCAATCCACCAAAGGCTGGGTCAAAGATCCCGAAGGTGTGGAGTGGGAAATGTTTTATACCTACGGTGAAAGCGAAACTTTTTATAAACCCGAAGCAGGGAAAATATGCTGTAGCTGA